GCGGCCCAAGCCGGTGTTCGCTACTCCATCGACAATCCCGACCTGTATGCGCAAAGCAACTTGGTGGGGTTCCTCAATGTGTTGGAAGCCTGCCGTGCCCATCGACCGGCGCACCTGATTTTCGCCTCGAGCAGCTCGGTGTATGGCTTGAACGACCGCCTGCCGTATGCCACGACCGACTCGGTCGATCAGCCGGTGTCTTTCTATGCGGCGACCAAGCGCGCCAATGAGCTGATGGCCCACGCTTACTCGCATCTCTACGGTATTCCCACCACCGGCCTGCGTTTTTTTACCGTCTATGGACCTTGGGGACGGCCCGACATGGCGCTGTTCAAGTTCACCGACGCCATCCTCAACGGTCGCCCCATTGACCTCTACAACAATGGCGCGATGTCGCGGGACTTCACCTATATCGACGACATCGTCGAAGGCCTGGTGCGCTTATTGCCGCTGCCGCCTGCCCATGAGTCGGGCGTGTGCAACAAGGTCTACAACATCGGATTCGGTGCGCCGGTGAAGCTCCTGCAGTTTGTCGAGTGCCTCGAGGAGGCTCTGGGCATCCCCGCGATAAAGCATTTCTTGCCGTTGCAACCGGGTGACGTGGTCGACACGTTTGCGGACACGCGCGAGCTGGAGGACCACGTGGGGTTTCGCCCGCAGGTCGCAGTGCCCGTCGGCGTGCAGTCGTTTGTCGATTGGTACCGCGACTATTACCGCGCTTAACCCCCCATTCCTCAGCTTTTTACTGGAGCGTCATGCACGAAACCCCTTATGTGTCGGTCCTGATTCCGGCAAAGAACGAAGCAGGCAACCTTATTCCACTGCTGGAAGAAGTGCGTGCGGCACTGGTCGATGAAGCTTTTGAAGTCATCGTGGTCGACGATGGCAGCACTGACGCAACCGCCGCTGAGCTGCGGACACTGCAAGCCAGCGGCTATCGCCAGTTGCGGGTGCTCAGCCACGCCCGTTCCCTGGGGCAGAGCACCTCGATCTACCACGCCGCCGAGGTGGCCCGTGGGCATTGGCTGGCAACCCTGGACGGCGACGGTCAGAACGACCCGGCCGACCTGCCGAACATGCTCGACCTGGTGCGCGGCTCCGAAGGCACACCGGCAGGCGTCAAGCTGGTGGCGGGGCATCGCGTCAATCGCCGGGACACGGCGAGCAAGCGTTGGGCCTCGCGATTTGCCAACAAACTGCGCGCCAGCCTGCTCAAGGACCAGACGCCCGACACCGGTTGTGGCATCAAACTGATCGAGCGCGAGGCGTTCCTGCGCCTGCCGTATTTCGACCACATGCACCGTTTTATCCCGGCGCTGATCCGCCGTCACAACGGCCGGATGCTGGTTCAACCGGTCAACCACCGTGAGCGCGGGGCAGGCGTTTCCAATTACGGCAACCTGGACCGGGCGCTGGTGGGCATTGTCGATCTGTTCGGGGTGTGGTGGCTGATCAAACGCACCCGCCTGGACGTCAACGCACAAGAAACCGAGGTTTGAAATGGGCAGAGAATCGTTGTGGTTGGCCGTTGGCTTCGGTGGTCAATTGGCATTCACCGGGCGTTTTGCCCTGCAATGGCTGTACAGCGAATACAAGAAGCGCAGCATGATTCCCGTTGGCTTCTGGTACCTGAGCATCATCGGTAGCGCGCTGTTGCTGGCCTATGCCATTTACCGCGAAGACCCGGTATTCATTGTCGGCCAGTCCTTCGGCTTTATCGTTTACTTGCGCAATTTGCAATTGATCGCCAAGCATCATGAGCAGGAAAACCCCGAACTGACCAAGAAGGGCTGAGCCGGTGCGGATACGATTATCTTCCTCGCGGCTCGAACTCCTTGTGTTTGTGGTATTGGCCTTGATCATGGTGGGCGCGGGCCTTGGCTGGCGCCAGCCGATGAACGTCGATGAAGAGCGTTTCCTCGGCGTGGCCCTGGAGATGCTGCAGAACGGCTCATGGTTCATTCCCCATCGCGCCGGTGAAATCTACGCCGACAAACCACCGCTGTTCATGTGGACGGTGGCGCTGTTCGTGCAACTGACCCACCTGCCCAAAGTTGCCTTGTACTTGCCCGCACTACTGGCAGGTGCCGTCACCACCGCGTGCCTGTATGACCTGGGCCGGCGCTTGTGGGGGCGACGCGTGGGGGTGACCGCTGCGCTGTTGTTTCTCGCCACCTATCAGACCTACAGCATCCTGCGCACCGGGCAGATCGATGGTTTTCTTGCGCTC
The sequence above is drawn from the Pseudomonas sp. St316 genome and encodes:
- a CDS encoding NAD-dependent epimerase — translated: MRVLVTGVAGFIGFHTARRLCSEGHQVIGVDNLNSYYSVELKQARLALLAECRNFRFQRLDVADKQALLDVFAQNSFEQVVHLAAQAGVRYSIDNPDLYAQSNLVGFLNVLEACRAHRPAHLIFASSSSVYGLNDRLPYATTDSVDQPVSFYAATKRANELMAHAYSHLYGIPTTGLRFFTVYGPWGRPDMALFKFTDAILNGRPIDLYNNGAMSRDFTYIDDIVEGLVRLLPLPPAHESGVCNKVYNIGFGAPVKLLQFVECLEEALGIPAIKHFLPLQPGDVVDTFADTRELEDHVGFRPQVAVPVGVQSFVDWYRDYYRA
- a CDS encoding glycosyltransferase family 2 protein, which encodes MHETPYVSVLIPAKNEAGNLIPLLEEVRAALVDEAFEVIVVDDGSTDATAAELRTLQASGYRQLRVLSHARSLGQSTSIYHAAEVARGHWLATLDGDGQNDPADLPNMLDLVRGSEGTPAGVKLVAGHRVNRRDTASKRWASRFANKLRASLLKDQTPDTGCGIKLIEREAFLRLPYFDHMHRFIPALIRRHNGRMLVQPVNHRERGAGVSNYGNLDRALVGIVDLFGVWWLIKRTRLDVNAQETEV
- a CDS encoding lipid-A-disaccharide synthase N-terminal domain-containing protein — protein: MGRESLWLAVGFGGQLAFTGRFALQWLYSEYKKRSMIPVGFWYLSIIGSALLLAYAIYREDPVFIVGQSFGFIVYLRNLQLIAKHHEQENPELTKKG